A region from the Bradyrhizobium erythrophlei genome encodes:
- a CDS encoding CHASE2 domain-containing protein, translating into MTGRTFQTLTALVLAALWALALGIGHWRGDTQFLDRAEGALTDLRLLARGERAAPDSVTIVAIDDDTAAKRGGYPLPRADLAAIVEQIARFEPRVIAVDVLLIDRGSDQGDAALARAFDRRPTVIASAAVFPEATQLMEAGENELLARLPLAEKFLLPRQAFADHAAVGVVNLTTDKAGTPRAAPMLFRTAEQVELSFPLRVAALADGAEPTLEADSLTLAGRRIAMDIGHALPLSFYGRRGTVRTISAASVLNGNIDQEAVRDRIVVIGATVTGGGDVFPTPFDPVMPGVEVIATAIAHLTTGDGILRDRSTRAIDAVLAIVLTLLLTGLLAWRRSAVGLLSIGAVLVIWMIANYVAFSHNVWLSAALPVAAAAPPAILFGAIQLWLNRRQAQYFAGKNELLQQFQAPALRKWLTVNPQFLLVPVHQDAAIVFVDLSGFTSLSETHGMDAMLEVLKDFHTLVDREVVAHGGVITNFLGDGAMILFGLPESTEDDARNAALCCVELCKCIERWIETLPPSIASQIGFKVGAHFGPIIASRLGGGSYQHITATGDSVNVASRLMEVAAKHGTELAVSDDLLRKAGPQCALFEFGILTGPRETQIRGRSGALSVWLWRTDSGGTMKAG; encoded by the coding sequence GTGACCGGCAGAACCTTCCAGACACTGACTGCGCTGGTGTTGGCGGCGCTTTGGGCGCTGGCGCTGGGAATCGGGCACTGGCGCGGCGACACTCAGTTTCTTGATCGTGCCGAAGGCGCGCTGACCGATCTGCGCCTGCTCGCACGCGGCGAGAGAGCCGCGCCGGATTCGGTCACCATCGTGGCCATCGACGATGACACCGCGGCGAAGAGAGGCGGCTACCCGTTGCCGCGCGCCGATCTCGCCGCCATCGTCGAACAGATCGCGCGCTTCGAACCCCGCGTCATCGCGGTCGACGTGCTGCTGATCGATCGCGGCAGCGACCAGGGCGACGCAGCTTTGGCACGGGCCTTCGACAGGCGCCCGACGGTGATCGCCTCGGCAGCGGTCTTCCCCGAAGCGACCCAGTTGATGGAGGCGGGCGAGAACGAACTCCTCGCGCGCTTGCCGCTGGCTGAGAAGTTCCTGCTTCCGCGCCAGGCCTTCGCCGATCATGCCGCCGTCGGCGTGGTCAACTTGACCACGGACAAGGCCGGCACGCCCAGGGCCGCTCCGATGCTGTTTCGAACCGCCGAACAGGTTGAATTGTCGTTTCCGCTGCGCGTCGCCGCGTTGGCTGATGGCGCCGAGCCGACGCTGGAGGCGGACAGCCTCACCCTGGCGGGACGACGCATCGCCATGGACATCGGCCATGCTTTGCCACTGTCGTTCTATGGCCGCCGTGGCACGGTCCGGACCATCAGCGCGGCTTCGGTATTGAACGGCAACATTGATCAGGAGGCGGTCCGGGATCGGATCGTCGTGATCGGGGCTACCGTCACCGGCGGCGGCGACGTATTCCCGACGCCATTCGACCCGGTGATGCCGGGGGTGGAGGTCATCGCCACGGCCATCGCCCATTTGACGACCGGCGACGGGATCCTGCGTGACCGCTCGACACGCGCCATCGACGCGGTTCTTGCCATCGTGTTGACGCTGCTGCTGACGGGCTTGCTGGCGTGGCGGCGCAGCGCCGTCGGTCTGCTCTCGATCGGGGCCGTGCTCGTGATCTGGATGATCGCCAACTACGTCGCATTTTCACACAATGTCTGGCTGAGTGCCGCGTTGCCGGTCGCGGCGGCCGCTCCGCCGGCAATCCTGTTCGGCGCAATCCAGCTTTGGCTGAACCGCCGGCAGGCGCAGTATTTCGCTGGGAAGAACGAGTTGCTGCAGCAATTCCAGGCACCCGCGCTTCGCAAATGGCTGACGGTGAATCCGCAATTCCTGCTGGTGCCGGTCCATCAGGATGCCGCGATCGTGTTCGTCGACCTGTCCGGCTTTACCTCACTCAGCGAAACCCATGGCATGGACGCGATGCTGGAGGTGCTGAAGGATTTCCACACCCTCGTCGACCGCGAAGTGGTGGCCCATGGCGGGGTCATCACCAATTTTCTGGGCGATGGCGCCATGATCCTGTTCGGCCTGCCGGAGAGCACCGAGGACGACGCCCGCAACGCGGCGCTTTGCTGCGTCGAACTCTGCAAATGCATCGAACGATGGATCGAAACGCTGCCGCCATCGATCGCGTCGCAAATCGGCTTCAAGGTGGGTGCCCATTTCGGACCGATCATCGCATCCCGGCTCGGCGGCGGCAGCTATCAACACATCACCGCGACCGGTGACAGCGTCAACGTGGCCAGCCGCCTGATGGAAGTCGCCGCGAAGCACGGCACGGAGCTGGCGGTGAGCGACGATCTGCTTCGCAAGGCGGGCCCACAATGCGCATTGTTCGAGTTTGGAATCCTCACAGGACCCAGGGAAACGCAAATCCGTGGGCGCTCGGGCGCACTGTCGGTCTGGCTTTGGCGGACCGATTCAGGCGGCACGATGAAAGCGGGTTGA
- a CDS encoding methyl-accepting chemotaxis protein, giving the protein MLARLSIRAKITAVVALMLVAMSAMGALNIRQMYVINSSTVDIVSNWLPSVQTLGEVRAATITYRAIVRSHLLATNEAGKQAQEELLAKWTDILNKVRKAYEPMITTAEERALYDEFSASWAEYIDGAKQVLVLSRKNEDNEARALHAKASLAGVKADETLQKDVLLNSKGADAAGTRAAESFDAAIKMVLASLVLAMIVGIGAAILLVRDVSAGIKSIVAPMQALGAGDLAAQVPHQGEKTEIGIMANALQVFKDALIAKKTSDEAVALDADAKIQRGQRVDSITREFESLIGEVVGSLSSASTELEASAGTLTSTAARAQELTTMVAAASEEASTNVQSVASATEEMASSVDEIGRQVQESARMAGEAVDQARKTNDRVSELSKAAARIGDVVELINTIAGQTNLLALNATIEAARAGEAGRGFAVVASEVKALAEQTAKATGEIGQQISGIQAATQESVGAIKEISGTIERLSEISSTIAAAVEEQGAATQEISRNVQQAAHGTQQVSSHIVDVQRGAGETGSASSQVLSSAQSLSRESNRLKLEVDRFLNTVRAA; this is encoded by the coding sequence ATGCTTGCAAGGCTCTCCATTCGCGCCAAGATCACGGCTGTCGTTGCTCTGATGCTCGTTGCCATGTCGGCGATGGGAGCGCTGAACATCAGGCAGATGTATGTCATCAACTCCTCCACCGTCGACATCGTCAGCAACTGGCTGCCGAGCGTTCAGACGCTTGGCGAAGTGCGGGCCGCGACCATTACCTACAGAGCGATCGTCCGCTCCCATCTGCTGGCCACCAACGAGGCGGGAAAGCAGGCGCAGGAAGAGCTTCTGGCAAAGTGGACCGACATCCTGAACAAGGTCCGCAAGGCCTACGAACCGATGATCACCACGGCGGAGGAGCGCGCCCTCTACGACGAGTTTAGCGCCTCCTGGGCCGAATATATCGACGGCGCTAAGCAGGTTCTGGTGCTGTCCCGCAAGAACGAGGACAACGAGGCCAGGGCGCTCCATGCCAAGGCGTCGCTCGCCGGCGTCAAGGCCGACGAGACGCTGCAGAAGGATGTTTTGCTGAACAGCAAGGGCGCGGATGCGGCCGGCACGCGGGCAGCGGAAAGTTTCGATGCCGCCATCAAGATGGTACTGGCTTCGCTCGTACTGGCAATGATCGTCGGAATTGGCGCTGCGATCTTGCTGGTTCGCGACGTGTCCGCCGGAATCAAGTCGATCGTTGCCCCGATGCAGGCGCTGGGCGCGGGCGATCTGGCCGCCCAAGTCCCGCATCAGGGCGAGAAAACCGAAATCGGGATCATGGCGAACGCCCTGCAGGTCTTCAAGGATGCGCTGATCGCCAAGAAGACCTCCGACGAGGCGGTGGCGCTCGATGCAGACGCCAAGATCCAGCGGGGCCAGCGTGTGGACAGCATCACGCGTGAGTTCGAATCGCTGATTGGCGAGGTGGTTGGCTCGCTGTCGTCGGCCTCGACCGAACTGGAGGCCTCTGCAGGCACGCTGACTTCGACCGCGGCGCGGGCGCAGGAACTCACCACCATGGTTGCGGCTGCCTCCGAGGAAGCTTCCACCAACGTGCAGTCGGTGGCCTCCGCCACCGAGGAGATGGCGTCCTCCGTCGACGAGATCGGCCGCCAGGTGCAGGAATCGGCGCGGATGGCAGGCGAGGCGGTGGATCAGGCGCGCAAGACCAACGACCGCGTCAGCGAATTGTCGAAGGCCGCTGCGCGAATCGGCGACGTCGTCGAACTGATCAATACGATCGCGGGGCAGACCAATCTGCTGGCGTTGAATGCGACGATCGAGGCCGCGCGAGCCGGTGAGGCCGGCCGGGGCTTTGCGGTCGTCGCCTCGGAAGTCAAAGCCTTGGCCGAACAGACCGCCAAGGCGACCGGCGAGATCGGCCAGCAGATCTCGGGGATCCAGGCCGCGACCCAGGAGTCGGTCGGCGCGATCAAGGAGATCAGCGGCACCATCGAAAGACTGTCGGAGATCTCCTCGACCATTGCGGCTGCGGTGGAAGAGCAGGGCGCGGCGACGCAGGAGATTTCCCGCAACGTGCAGCAGGCCGCGCACGGCACCCAGCAGGTCTCGTCCCACATCGTCGATGTGCAGCGCGGCGCCGGCGAGACCGGCTCGGCCTCCTCGCAGGTGCTGTCCTCGGCGCAGTCGCTGTCGCGCGAAAGCAACCGCCTCAAGCTCGAAGTGGACAGGTTCCTCAATACGGTGAGGGCGGCCTGA
- a CDS encoding HAMP domain-containing methyl-accepting chemotaxis protein, giving the protein MSLLSLRISGRLYAGFGALVLFCAGLAGFAVWQLGEIRAQVVTMTLQSNNTIRAGEIATELEAVRRAILRYAFDQDEESYTEAGTLLNKSADMVEAVIKTTVAEERRAAYRRIAKDIEDLKAKRNALGDAIKQMVAGRARLSSDGDKLAADVQKFVEVAEKTEFSQEAAPLETKVLLLEVANWRMLTTRDPNGIATFKTKLGKALEHVEALESAELPPNLATPIRDIKASLVKYGEAFEQTGSSLLLSDSLYYKDVSPLTLSAIGKLDGIIESIGNAFKKTTAETQERINSTETMQEIVAGAAVLLGLLIAFLIARGIIKPLSGLTSGMKELAGGNFGVVLPGLDRKDEVGDMAQAVETFKVKAAERAREEAEAKATQDQIAAKQRKADMIKLADSFESAVGEIVETVSSASTELEASAGTLTSTAARAQELTTMVAAASEEASTNVQSVASATEEMASSVNEIGRQVQESARMAGEAVDQARKTNDRVSELSKAAARIGDVVELINTIAGQTNLLALNATIEAARAGEAGRGFAVVASEVKALAEQTAKATGEIGQQISGIQAATQESVGAIKEISGTIERLSEISSTIAAAVEEQGAATQEISRNVQQAAHGTQQVSSHIVDVQRGAGETGSASSQVLSSAQSLSRESNRLKLEVDRFLNTVRAA; this is encoded by the coding sequence ATGTCGCTTCTTAGTCTCCGAATTAGCGGCCGGCTCTATGCCGGATTCGGTGCACTCGTGCTGTTCTGCGCGGGGCTGGCGGGTTTCGCGGTGTGGCAGTTGGGAGAAATTCGCGCGCAAGTCGTCACCATGACGCTGCAGTCCAACAACACCATCCGGGCCGGCGAAATCGCCACGGAACTTGAGGCCGTCCGCCGCGCTATCCTGCGCTACGCCTTCGATCAGGACGAGGAGTCCTATACGGAAGCCGGGACGCTGCTGAACAAATCGGCAGACATGGTCGAAGCGGTCATAAAGACAACAGTCGCAGAAGAGCGCCGCGCCGCCTACCGGCGAATCGCCAAGGACATCGAGGATTTGAAGGCCAAACGTAACGCCCTCGGCGATGCCATCAAACAAATGGTCGCGGGGCGCGCCAGGCTGTCTTCCGACGGCGACAAGCTCGCGGCCGACGTGCAGAAATTCGTCGAGGTCGCGGAGAAAACCGAATTCTCGCAGGAAGCGGCGCCGCTCGAAACCAAGGTGCTGCTGCTCGAGGTCGCCAACTGGCGGATGCTGACGACCCGCGATCCCAACGGCATCGCGACCTTCAAGACCAAGCTCGGAAAGGCGCTGGAGCATGTCGAGGCGCTCGAGAGCGCGGAACTACCGCCGAATCTTGCGACGCCCATCAGGGACATCAAGGCGAGCCTCGTCAAATATGGCGAGGCATTCGAGCAAACCGGATCCAGCCTGCTGCTCAGCGACAGTCTTTACTACAAGGACGTCTCGCCCTTGACCCTCAGCGCGATCGGAAAACTCGACGGCATCATCGAATCGATCGGAAACGCCTTCAAGAAAACCACCGCCGAAACCCAAGAACGCATCAACAGCACCGAGACCATGCAGGAAATCGTGGCCGGCGCCGCCGTACTGCTCGGCCTGTTGATTGCGTTCCTGATCGCGCGCGGAATCATCAAGCCGCTGTCTGGCCTGACCTCCGGCATGAAGGAACTCGCCGGCGGCAATTTCGGCGTTGTGCTCCCGGGTCTCGACCGCAAGGACGAGGTCGGCGACATGGCGCAGGCGGTCGAGACCTTCAAGGTCAAGGCCGCAGAGAGGGCCCGCGAGGAAGCCGAAGCCAAGGCCACGCAGGACCAGATCGCCGCCAAGCAGCGCAAGGCCGACATGATCAAGCTCGCCGACAGCTTCGAATCCGCGGTCGGCGAGATCGTCGAGACCGTGTCGTCGGCCTCGACCGAACTGGAAGCCTCCGCAGGCACGCTGACTTCGACCGCGGCGCGGGCGCAGGAACTCACCACCATGGTTGCGGCTGCCTCCGAGGAAGCTTCCACCAACGTGCAGTCGGTGGCCTCGGCGACCGAGGAGATGGCGTCGTCCGTCAACGAGATCGGCCGCCAGGTGCAGGAATCGGCGCGGATGGCAGGCGAGGCGGTCGATCAGGCGCGCAAGACCAACGACCGCGTCAGCGAATTGTCGAAGGCCGCTGCGCGAATCGGCGACGTCGTCGAACTGATCAATACGATCGCGGGGCAGACCAATCTGCTGGCGTTGAATGCGACGATCGAGGCCGCGCGAGCCGGTGAGGCCGGCCGGGGCTTTGCGGTCGTCGCCTCGGAAGTCAAAGCCTTGGCCGAACAGACCGCCAAGGCGACCGGCGAGATCGGCCAGCAGATCTCGGGCATCCAGGCCGCGACCCAGGAGTCGGTCGGCGCGATCAAGGAGATTAGCGGCACCATCGAAAGACTGTCGGAGATCTCCTCGACCATTGCGGCTGCGGTGGAAGAGCAGGGCGCGGCGACGCAGGAAATTTCCCGCAACGTGCAGCAGGCCGCGCACGGCACCCAGCAGGTCTCGTCTCACATCGTCGATGTGCAGCGCGGCGCCGGCGAGACCGGCTCGGCCTCCTCGCAGGTGCTGTCCTCGGCGCAGTCGCTGTCGCGCGAAAGCAACCGCCTCAAGCTCGAAGTGGACAGGTTTCTCAATACGGTGAGGGCGGCGTGA
- a CDS encoding DUF6894 family protein, which produces MSLYFFRISHGRYSGASEHGSEFESREAAWSEMTKVCADLLGGISRSLKPNAEWHMELLDESRQPVFRIRLVSEALG; this is translated from the coding sequence ATGTCGCTGTATTTTTTCCGAATTAGCCATGGTCGCTATTCCGGGGCTTCCGAGCACGGATCGGAATTCGAAAGCCGCGAGGCAGCATGGTCCGAGATGACCAAGGTCTGCGCCGACCTGCTTGGCGGAATTTCGCGCAGCCTGAAGCCAAATGCCGAATGGCATATGGAGCTCCTGGACGAGTCCAGGCAGCCCGTGTTCAGAATCCGCCTCGTCTCCGAAGCGCTGGGCTGA
- a CDS encoding MDR family oxidoreductase codes for MGTFKAIRIDKADKGTVATLTQFDEAELMEGDVTVRVEWSTVNYKDGLAVTGKAPVVRRFPMIAGIDLAGTVEQSSHPQWKPGDMVICDGWGMGETHLGAYAEKARVKGDWLVRLPEGMSPRDAMAIGTAGYTAMLSVLALEKQGLTPKHGPVVVTGAAGGVGSVAIAVLSKLGYSVIASTGRMSEAPYLKALGAAEVIDRNELSGPAKPLARERWAGGIDSVGSTTLANLLSMTKYGGAIAACGLAAGMDLPTSVAPFILRGVCLLGIDSVMCPIEQRKTAWSRLASDLDRTKLAEITHEIGLDGVIDAGARILAGQVRGRIVVKIL; via the coding sequence GTGGGAACGTTCAAGGCCATCAGGATCGACAAGGCGGACAAAGGCACGGTCGCCACGCTCACTCAGTTCGATGAAGCGGAGTTGATGGAGGGCGACGTCACGGTGCGGGTCGAATGGTCGACGGTGAACTACAAGGACGGGCTTGCCGTGACCGGCAAGGCGCCGGTCGTACGTCGCTTTCCGATGATCGCGGGCATCGATCTCGCGGGCACCGTGGAGCAGTCGTCGCATCCGCAATGGAAGCCCGGCGACATGGTGATCTGCGACGGCTGGGGCATGGGCGAAACCCATCTCGGCGCCTACGCCGAGAAGGCGCGCGTCAAGGGCGACTGGCTGGTGCGGCTGCCGGAGGGCATGTCGCCGCGCGACGCGATGGCGATCGGCACCGCCGGCTACACCGCGATGCTCTCGGTACTGGCGCTGGAGAAGCAGGGCCTCACCCCGAAGCACGGTCCCGTTGTCGTCACCGGTGCTGCCGGCGGCGTCGGCTCGGTTGCGATCGCGGTGCTCTCGAAGCTCGGGTATTCCGTGATCGCCTCCACCGGCCGGATGTCGGAGGCGCCCTATCTGAAGGCGCTTGGTGCTGCCGAGGTGATCGACCGCAATGAACTGTCGGGACCGGCCAAGCCGCTGGCCAGGGAACGCTGGGCCGGCGGCATCGACAGTGTCGGCTCGACCACGCTGGCCAACCTGCTCTCGATGACGAAATATGGCGGCGCCATCGCCGCCTGCGGCCTGGCCGCCGGTATGGACCTGCCGACCTCGGTGGCCCCGTTTATTTTACGCGGGGTGTGCCTTCTCGGCATCGATTCCGTGATGTGCCCGATCGAGCAGCGAAAAACCGCCTGGAGCCGTCTCGCCAGCGACCTGGACCGGACGAAACTTGCTGAAATCACTCATGAAATTGGTCTAGACGGAGTTATCGACGCCGGCGCCAGGATCCTTGCCGGGCAGGTGCGCGGTCGAATCGTGGTAAAAATTCTATAA
- a CDS encoding MFS transporter has translation MATTEGDLRLSAAARSWRTALVIIVCGCAIALLSFGPRSSVGFFVQPMSREFSWGRDVFGLAIAVQNLLWGLGQPVAGAIADRFGVLRVMCVGAVLYAGGLVMMRYAATPLSLNIGAGVLIGFGLSGCSFNLVLSAFSKLLPLERRGLALGAGTAAGSFGQFLFAPFGVAMIGNFGWQTALMVFAGLMLLIVPLSLALATPPATSGHVTAVAQQSFKTALAEAFGHRSYVLLILGFFTCGFQLAFITVHLPAYLVDRGIPAQTGGWVIAAIGLFNIIGSLSVGWLQNRLPKRYILSVIYFTRALSILAFVSFPITTFSAIMFGAITGLTWLSTVPPTSALVAIMFGTRWFATLYGFAFVSHQVGGFLGVLLGGMVFEKFGSYTPIWWLSVLFGVLSALINLPIVEAPVARPVAQPA, from the coding sequence ATGGCCACCACCGAGGGCGATCTCCGTTTGTCTGCCGCGGCGAGGAGCTGGCGCACGGCGCTGGTGATCATCGTCTGCGGCTGCGCGATCGCCCTGCTGAGCTTCGGACCCCGATCGAGCGTTGGCTTTTTTGTCCAGCCGATGAGCCGGGAATTTTCGTGGGGTCGTGATGTCTTCGGCCTTGCGATTGCCGTGCAGAATTTATTGTGGGGGCTGGGCCAGCCCGTCGCCGGCGCGATCGCCGACCGGTTCGGCGTGTTGCGCGTGATGTGCGTCGGCGCGGTGCTCTACGCCGGCGGCCTTGTGATGATGCGCTACGCCGCGACGCCTTTGTCGCTCAATATCGGCGCCGGCGTCCTGATCGGCTTTGGCCTGTCCGGCTGCTCGTTCAATCTGGTGCTGTCCGCATTCAGCAAGCTGTTGCCGCTCGAGCGGCGGGGCCTGGCGCTTGGCGCCGGCACCGCTGCCGGATCGTTCGGGCAGTTCCTGTTCGCGCCCTTCGGCGTGGCGATGATCGGCAATTTTGGCTGGCAGACGGCGTTGATGGTTTTCGCTGGCCTGATGCTGTTGATCGTGCCGCTGTCGCTCGCGCTGGCTACGCCGCCCGCGACTTCGGGCCACGTGACTGCTGTGGCCCAGCAGTCGTTCAAGACCGCGCTGGCGGAAGCGTTCGGCCACAGGTCTTATGTGCTGCTGATACTCGGTTTCTTCACCTGCGGCTTTCAGCTCGCCTTCATCACCGTGCATTTGCCGGCCTATCTGGTCGACCGCGGTATCCCGGCGCAAACCGGCGGCTGGGTGATCGCCGCGATCGGGCTGTTCAATATCATCGGCTCGCTCAGCGTCGGCTGGCTGCAGAACCGGCTGCCGAAGCGTTACATCCTGTCGGTGATCTATTTCACACGCGCGCTGTCGATCCTCGCCTTCGTCTCGTTCCCGATAACTACCTTCTCCGCGATCATGTTCGGCGCCATCACCGGCCTGACCTGGCTGTCGACGGTGCCGCCGACCTCGGCGCTGGTGGCCATCATGTTCGGCACCCGCTGGTTTGCGACGCTGTACGGTTTTGCCTTCGTCAGCCATCAGGTCGGCGGCTTCCTCGGTGTGCTGCTCGGTGGGATGGTGTTCGAGAAGTTCGGATCGTACACGCCGATCTGGTGGCTGTCGGTGCTGTTCGGCGTGCTGTCGGCGCTGATCAACCTGCCGATCGTCGAGGCGCCGGTGGCGCGCCCGGTTGCGCAACCGGCCTAG
- the nadA gene encoding quinolinate synthase NadA, which translates to MPIAAIYGPEDFGQPAPGHSAAVPRSRVSPAQRAGALPMPSLEWTPEVERSTAHLYERVKNVISPIEWPLMAPTIKAINELKKTRDAVILAHNYQTPEIFHCVADIRGDSLQLAIEATRVKSDIIVQCGVHFMAETSKILNPHKTVLIPDSRAGCSLASSITGADVRLLRERFPGVPVVAYVNTSAEVKAEVDICCTSSNAVQVVESLNAPTVIFLPDQYLARYVASKTDVKIIAWKGACEVHERFTGDELRAYREADPTVQIIAHPECPPDVLAEADFTGSTAHMIDWVRNRRPKRLVMITECSMADNVRAELPDIEMVQPCNLCPHMKRITLPKILDSLLTLREEVSIDPLIAEKARRSVERMINLKN; encoded by the coding sequence ATGCCGATCGCTGCAATCTACGGTCCTGAAGATTTCGGCCAGCCCGCTCCAGGGCATTCCGCCGCTGTGCCGCGCAGCCGCGTCAGCCCAGCCCAGCGCGCCGGTGCGCTGCCGATGCCGTCGCTGGAATGGACGCCCGAGGTCGAGCGCTCGACCGCGCATCTCTATGAGCGGGTCAAGAACGTGATCTCGCCGATCGAGTGGCCGCTGATGGCGCCCACCATCAAGGCCATCAATGAGCTGAAGAAAACCCGCGACGCGGTCATCCTGGCGCATAATTACCAGACCCCGGAGATCTTCCATTGCGTCGCCGATATCAGGGGCGACTCGCTGCAGCTCGCGATCGAAGCGACCAGGGTGAAGTCCGACATCATTGTGCAATGCGGCGTGCACTTCATGGCGGAGACCTCGAAGATCCTGAATCCGCACAAGACGGTGCTGATCCCTGATTCCCGCGCCGGCTGCTCGCTGGCCTCGAGCATCACCGGCGCCGATGTGCGGCTGTTGCGCGAACGTTTTCCGGGCGTGCCCGTGGTGGCCTATGTCAACACCTCGGCCGAGGTGAAGGCGGAGGTCGACATCTGCTGCACCTCGTCCAACGCCGTGCAGGTGGTCGAGAGCCTCAACGCGCCGACGGTGATCTTCCTGCCGGATCAGTACCTGGCGAGATATGTCGCGTCGAAAACCGACGTGAAGATCATCGCCTGGAAGGGCGCCTGCGAGGTGCACGAACGTTTTACGGGCGACGAGCTGCGCGCGTATCGCGAGGCCGATCCGACGGTGCAGATCATCGCGCATCCGGAATGCCCGCCCGACGTGTTGGCGGAGGCCGATTTCACCGGCTCGACCGCGCACATGATCGACTGGGTCCGCAACAGGCGTCCGAAGCGCCTAGTGATGATCACCGAGTGCTCGATGGCCGACAATGTGCGGGCCGAACTGCCCGACATCGAGATGGTGCAGCCGTGCAATCTGTGCCCGCACATGAAGCGCATCACGCTGCCGAAGATTTTGGACAGCCTGCTCACGCTCCGTGAGGAAGTCAGTATCGATCCCCTGATCGCCGAGAAAGCGCGGCGTTCGGTGGAGCGCATGATCAACCTGAAGAATTGA